A genomic region of Chaetodon auriga isolate fChaAug3 chromosome 11, fChaAug3.hap1, whole genome shotgun sequence contains the following coding sequences:
- the rrp12 gene encoding RRP12-like protein yields the protein MVKSGKLRSGTGSKLKRWKKGHSSDSNPQTSRFRQAAKSRFFSRPTAKSDLTVDALKLHNELQAGPLELSAGGRKDACMEEEPDEAFSERTSGTFLSGLSDCSNLTFRKVQRYWESNSAAHKEICAVLAAVTEVIRGQGGKETETEYFAALMTTLEVVDSVESQAAVAYLLNLVMKRVPAPVLMSKFSDTTKALMDIMSKEATSETASALRWILSCLATLLRKQDASVWTYPSTLQAYHGLLSFTVHSKPKVRKAAQQGVCSILRGSDFLFKDNAPAHHPAAVTTAKFCIKEMEQAGGSKEDTTTLHVLGLLKELMGTFPLGAVKSCCETLLRVMTLSHVLVTASAMQAFHKLFSGKPNASTVSPELNAQIITALYDYLPSENDLQPLLAWLAVMEKAHIHLASLQSSLSLGHLPRLFSATMSCLLSPHTQVVSAATNTLKTLLTECVAPCMEEMGRITATASAGNPSYICKMFRVVEEGLSYRFHASWPFVLQILGCFYRVAGKQAHPIMTKSLQSLADLRSTPHFPYSGELDLAVGGAVESMGPEVVLGAVPLSITGYEDDLEFPRSWLVPVIRDHVKNTHLGFFTSYFLPLASTLKQRAEDLENAGQKLEAKVYQTLQLQIWTMLPGFCTCPVDLLASFKGIARLLGMAINERPDLRLTVCQALRTIINKSCSTEEEKTELGRFSKNFLPIFFNVYSQQPAAGESGTYRMAVLDTIKVYLTVTETEMVCTFLQKATDRLISTDTTEFTRLSMMDLVVAMAPSVDEATMTKTFALIRPYLETKEPGMQKKAYRVLEEMCGGQSDECSSFVVANLETLKAVLLETLKNASSPAKRPRLKCLIHIVKRLNEEHKDFITTLLPEVIVCTKEVSVGARKNAYTLLVEMGNAFIRFCGDTKAAMEEYLVLVYAGLTGSVTMMTCTVLALTRLIFEYKDAIEANTREQLLHNVCLLLSSRTREVVKAALGFIKVILFIMDPKTLASHVAVMMDGIGSIKDDVRRHFRTKLKNIFTKFIRKFGFELVKSMLPAEHHKVLANIRKAEARTKRRKQATEQQDDSESEEEAPRMKSASIEDILAESDSDLSEDEGKASKAQKKAGKPQKGRAWLKEGEEDDPLNFLDPKVSQRVLATNPALKKSARVEHGFKVTSDGRLIIREDEEENVKDKDEGEMKDILEEAGVKSKKTQKRKFQDDNFDEDMDIEPQLKYKAGGSGIHRPLGGKDDIGADYKSKKGKGDVKKTGKLDPYAYIPLKKAQLNRRKRAKLQGQFKGMVRGAQKGALSGKKMQKRKRKA from the exons ATGGTCAAGTCGGGGAAACTTCGATCTGGGACAGGGTCGAAACTCAAACGGTGGAAGAAAGGACACAGTAGCGACTCGAACCCGCAGACGAGTCGTTTCCGGCAGGCTGCTAAAAGCCGCTTCTTCAGCCGACCCACCG CAAAGAGTGATCTAACAGTTGATGCTCTTAAGCTGCACAATGAGCTGCAGGCAGGACCGCTGGAGCTCAGCGCAGGCGGCCGGAAAGATGCCTGTATGGAAGAGGAGCCCGATGAGGCGTTTTCAGAAAGGACCTCTGGTACCTTCCTCAGCGGCCTGTCGGACTGCTCCAACCTGACCTTCAGAAAGGTGCAGCGGTACTGGGAGTCAAACTCTGCTGCTCACAAAGAG ATCTGTGCAGTGTTGGCAGCTGTTACTGAGGTGATCCGTGGTCAAGGGGGGAAGGAGACTGAGACAGAGTACTTTGCTGCTTTG ATGACCACCCTGGAGGTTGTGGATTCAGTAGAGTCACAGGCTGCAGTGGCGTACCTCCTCAACCTCGTCATGAAACG GGTTCCTGCTCCAGTGCTTATGTCCAAGTTCTCGGACACCACCAAGGCTCTGATGGACATCATGTCTAAAGAGGCCACGTCCGAGACcgcctcagctctgagatgg ATCCTGTCATGCCTGGCCACTTTGTTGAGGAAGCAGGATGCATCTGTGTGGACTTACCCGTCTACTCTTCAGGCTTACCACGGCCTTCTTAGCTTCACAGTGCACAGCAAGCCTAAG GTCCGTAAAGCAGCACAGCAAGGCGTTTGCTCCATTCTCAGAGgtagtgacttcctgtttaaaGACAACGCACCAGCCCATCACCCTGCTGCAGTGACCACAGCCAAGTTCTGCATCAAAGAAATGGAGCAGGCAGGAG GCAGCAAAGAGGACACAACCACGCTTCATGTGCTGGGTCTCCTAAAGGAGTTGATGGGGACGTTTCCTCTGGGGGCCGTCAAGTCCTGCTGTGAGACTCTGCTGCGAGTGATGACACTCAGCCATGTG ctgGTGACGGCGAGCGCCATGCAGGCCTTTCACAAGCTGTTCAGCGGGAAGCCGAATGCGTCTACCGTCTCACCAGAACTCAATGCACAGATCATCACG GCGCTGTATGACTACCTGCCCAGTGAGAACgacctgcagcctctgctggcCTGGCTCGCTGTCATGGAGAAAGCACACATTCACCTGGCAAG TTTGCAGAGTTCTCTGAGTTTGGGTCACCTGCCTCGCCTCTTCTCTGCCACCATGTCCTGCCTGTTGTCACCTCACACTCAGGTGGTTTCTGCAGCCACCAATACACTAAAG ACTTTGTTGACTGAATGTGTGGCCCCTTGCATGGAGGAAATGGGCAGAATCACTGCCACAGCCTCGGCAGGGAACCCCTCATATATCTGCAAAATGTTTCG CGTTGTGGAAGAAGGACTGTCCTATCGCTTCCACGCCTCCTGGCCATTTGTGCTGCAGATCCTGGGCTGCTTCTATCGAGTTGCAGGGAAACAAGCTCACCCCATCATGACCAAG TCCCTGCAGTCTCTGGCGGACCTGCGCTCCACTCCTCACTTCCCCTACAGCGGTGAGTTGGACCTGGCTGTAGGAGGCGCTGTAGAGAGCATGGGGCCTGAAGTTGTGCTGGGCGCTGTGCCTCTCAGCATCACCGGCTATGA ggatGACTTGGAGTTCCCACGCAGCTGGCTGGTCCCGGTCATACGGGATCATGTTAAGAACACACACCTCGGTTTCTTCACGTCTTATTTCCTCCCTCTGGCCTCTACACTTAAGCagagag CTGAAGACTTAGAGAACGCAGGACAGAAGCTTGAGGCCAAAGTCTACCAAACATTACAGCTGCAG ATTTGGACCATGCTCCCTGGCTTTTGTACATGTCCCGTGGACCTGCTGGCGTCCTTCAAAGGCATCGCCCGCCTGCTCGGTATGGCTATTAACGAACGGCCAGACCTGAGACTGACAGTGTGCCAGGCTTTACGCACCATCATCAACAAGAGCTGCTCCACTG aggaggaaaagacagaattGGGCCGTTTCTCCAAGAACTTCCTGCCCATCTTCTTCAACGtatacagccagcagcctgcagcCGGAGAGTCCGGCACATATCGGATGGCCGTGCTAGACACCATCAAGGTCTATTTAACTGTCACAGAAACAGAG ATGGTCTGTACATTCCTGCAAAAAGCTACAGACAGACTCATCAGCACAGACACCACTGAGTTCACACG CCTGTCGATGATGGACCTGGTGGTTGCCATGGCTCCCTCTGTAGACGAGGCCACCATGACTAAAACCTTTGCACTGATTAGACCATATTTGGAG ACCAAAGAGCCAGGCATGCAGAAGAAAGCGTACCGCGTGCTGGAGGAGATGTGCGGAGGACAGAGCGATGAGTGCAGCTCGTTTGTGGTGGCGAATCTGGAGACGCTCAAAGCCGTCCTGCTGGAGACTCTGAAAAATGCCTCATCGCCAGCGAAGAGG CCGAGACTGAAGTGTCTGATCCACATTGTGAAGAGGCTCAACGAAGAGCACAAAGACTTTATCACCACTCTGCTGCCGGAg GTGATTGTATGTACCAAAGAGGTGTCTGTTGGAGCTCGTAAGAACGCCTACACTTTGCTGGTGGAGATGGGAAACGCGTTTATCCGCTTCTGTGGGGACACAAAAG CTGCCATGGAGGAGTATCTGGTGTTGGTGTACGCAGGACTCACCGGCTCTGTCACCATGATGACCTGTACAGTGTTGGCGCTTACTCGACTCATTTTTGAGTATAAAG ATGCCATAGAGGCGAACACCagggagcagctgctgcacaacGTTTGTCTGTTGCTGTCGTCTCGGACCAGAGAGGTCGTCAAAGCTGCTTTGGGCTTCATCAAGgtcatcctcttcatcatggACCCCAAAACGCTGGCGTCGCATGTCGCCGTCATG ATGGATGGCATTGGGAGCATCAAAGACGACGTGAGAAGGCACTTCAGGACCAAACTGAAGAACATCTTCACCAAGTTCATCAGGAAGTTTGG TTTTGAGCTGGTGAAGAGCATGCTGCCTGCAGAACACCACAAGGTGCTCGCCAACATCCGCAAGGCTGAGGCTCGCAccaagaggaggaaacaggccacagagcagcaggacgaCTCCGAGAGCGAAGAGGAGGCCCCGAGAATGAAGAGCGCAAG TATTGAGGACATCTTGGCAGAGTCAGACAGTGATTTGTCAGAGGATGAAGGGAAGGCCAGTAAGGCTCAGAAGAAGGCAGGCAAACCGCAGAAAGGACGGGCCTGGCtcaaagaaggagaggaagatgacCCACTTAACTTCCTGGATCCCAAGGTTTCCCAGAGAGTGCTAG CCACCAACCCGGCACTGAAAAAGAGTGCACGGGTTGAGCACGGCTTCAAGGTGACGTCAGACGGACGGCTGATCatcagagaggatgaagaggagaacgTAAAAGACAAAG atgagggagagatgaaagatATACTAGAAGAGGCCGGAGTCAAGAGT aaaaagacacagaaaaggaAGTTCCAAGATGACAACTTTGATGAGGACATGGACATTGAACCCCAGCTAAAATATAAAG ccGGCGGTTCTGGTATCCACAGACCCCTCGGAGGAAAGGACGACATCGGGGCAGACTACAAGTCAAAG aaaggaaaaggagatgtgaagaaaacaggaaagctCGATCCTTACGCTTACATCCCTCTGAAGAAGGCCCAGCTCAATCGCAG GAAGCGTGCCAAACTGCAGGGCCAGTTCAAGGGCATGGTGAGAGGAGCCCAGAAGGGGGCGCTGTCTggaaagaaaatgcagaagagaaagaggaaagccTGA
- the ubtd1a gene encoding ubiquitin domain-containing protein 1a isoform X2: MGVPNSREYNYHHTPNTPFRILLKRRNEPLKKERPKWKSEYPMTEGQLRSKRDEFWDTAPAFDGRKEIWDALRAAALAAECNDLELAQAIVDGACITLPHGSLTESYDELGNRYQLPAYTLAPPVNLISETCSESKVSESTQKQAQPPPCRQEFQLRVRMSTGKDVRLTASMADSIAELKKQLEEQEEIDVTRQRWFFSGKLLTDKTRLQDAKIQKDFVVQVIVNMNPPVIAN; encoded by the exons ATGGGAGTACCAAACTCCAGAGAATACAACTACCATCACACTCCAAACACACCCTTTAGGATTTTGCTGAAGA gaCGCAATGAACCCCTCAAGAAGGAGCGTCCAAAGTGGAAGAGTGAGTACCCGATGACGGAGGGCCAGCTGAGGAGTAAGAGAGATGAGTTTTGGGATACGGCTCCGGCCTTTGACGGACGGAAAGAGATCTGGGATGcactcagagcagcagccctgGCTGCAGAGTGCAATGACCTGGAGCTAGCACAGGCTATAGTGGATGGAGCCTGCATTACTCTGCCGCACG GCTCTCTCACAGAGAGTTACGATGAACTGGGCAACCGCTACCAGCTCCCAGCCTACACTTTAGCcccgcctgtcaatctcatcAGTGAAACGTGCAGTGAGAGCAAGGTTTCTGaatccacacaaaaacaagctcaaCCCCCTCCGTGCAGACAAGAGTTCCAGCTGCGGGTGCGAATGTCGACAG GAAAGGATGTGCGTCTGACAGCCAGCATGGCGGACTCCATCGCTGAGCTCAAGAAGCAGTTGGAAGAGCAGGAAGAAATAGACGTGACCCGCCAGAGGTGGTTCTTTTCCGGGAAGCTCCTGACCGACAAGACTCGTCTGCAAGACGCCAAGATCCAGAAGGACTTTGTCGTCCAAGTGATCGTCAATATGAACCCTCCAGTCATAGCTAACTGA